CGCCACGCTCGGCGCCTATATCTTCGGCCTGGGCGCCGGCCCGCTCCTCGTGCGCCGGCGTCTGGCGCGCGGCCCCTCGCCCTGGCTGGCGGGCGCGGCCCTCGGGGCGGCGGGGCTGTTCTCTCTTCTTCTGGTTCCTATCCTGGGACGGCTGCCGGTGGTCGCCGCCCTCGTCTCGGGATCGATCGAAACGACATCCGCGGCGCTTCTCGTCCTGCAGTTCGCGGTCGTGGCCGCGCTCCTCATCCTCCCGACCATGGCCCAGGGGACGGTCTTCCCCGCCCTCGCGGCCCTGGCTCCGGGCGCGCCCGGGGACGCGCACCGGACTGCAGGACGACTGTACGCCGCCTCGACCTGGGGCTCGGTCCTCGGTGTCCTGATCGCGGGCTTCGCGGCGCTGCCGCTCCTCGGGACGCGCCGCTCCCTGCTCCTGGCGTCCTGCGCGTCGATGGCGATGGCCGTTTGGCCGTTGACGCTCCTGCCGCTGCGCAGACGATCCCTCGCGCTCGGGGGCCTGGGATTCGTCCTGCTGGCGCTCGGGCTCTGCATCGTTCTGCCCGGCTGGGATCCCGACCTGATGTCGGGCGGGGGCTTTCTGTACGGGCCGATCTACCGCTCCGCGTCCCAAGGGCGGGGTCATCTGCGCGACCTGATGCATCGACGCGGCGAGATCCTGTTCTCTCGCGAAGACGGCGTCGGGCTGGTCACGGTGCGCCGCAGCCCCGCCGGTGTCCAGTCGCTGCAGATCAACGGCAAGACCGAGGCCTCGACGGGGGGGGACATGACGACCCAGCTCCTGTCGGCCCACCTGCCTCTCCTGCTGCACCCCGGACCCAGGAACGCCCTGGTGATCGGCCTCGCGAGCGGCATCACTCTCGGGGCCGCCGAGCGTCATCCGCTGCGCTCGATCGAGGTGATCGAGATCGCCCCGGTCGTCATCGAGGCGGCGCGCCTGTTCGATCCGTGGAACGGCCGGGCCCTCGACGATGCGAGGGCGCGGGTCGTCGTGGACGACGCGCGCGGACGGCTGCTCGCCAGGCCCGATCGGTACGACGTCATCACGTCGCAGCCGTCCAACCCCTGGGTCGTCGGCGTGTCCAACCTGTTCACGGTCGAGTTCTACCGTCTGGTGCGCGCGCGCTTGAACCCGGGCGGACTGTTCTGCCAGTGGGTGCAGGCCTACCGTCTTTCCCCCGAGGACTTCCGGGGCGTCGTCGCCTCGTTCGTGCAGGTCTTTCCGGACGCGACGCTCTGGGAGGAGTCGCCGGGCGGGGGGGATTATTTTCTTCTGGGCGGCGATGCTCCCCTGCGGCCCGACCCCGCACGTCTCGAGCGGGAGGACCGGCGCGAGGCCTGGAGCGACTTGAAACGGGGCGGTCTCGAAGGGGTCGCCGACCTGCTCGCCCGCTTCGTCAGCGGACCCGACGGCCTGCGCCTGCTGGCGCGGGACGCCCGGCCGCACACCGACGACGACCTCTACCTGGAGGCCCGGGCCCCCCTGACGATGTTCCGCGATACGTTGCGCGAGCAGGTGGCCCTGCTGCGCCGCATCCGCCGGCCGGTGTTCTCGATCCTGCCCGAGGGGATCGCGGCGCGGGAGCCGGAGCTCGCGGCACAATTGCGGGAGCTGGCGCGGCGGCGCGACCTCAGGCTGGACATCGTTTCGGGATTGAAGGACGCCGACCTCTGGAGTCTCGGCGACCCCTACCTGGCGGCCGGGATCGCCGGGCTGCGCGCCGGACTCCTGGCCGAGTCGGTGGCGGCCCTGTCGCAGGCGGCCGCCACCAACCCGGAGAGCGGCACGGCCCACTACCTTCTCGGGGAGGCCTATCGCGCGTCGGGACTCGCCGATGCCGCGACGGTGGCCTACGCCGAGGCGGTCAGACGGGATCCCGATCTCGCCCCCGCCTGGAATGCCCTCGGACGATCGCTGCTGCTGCGCGGCGAGATCGAAAAGGCCTCGGCGGCCTTCCAGAGGGCCCTGACGATCGATCCGGGCCTGGCGGAGGCGCGCAACAACCTGGGTGCGCTCCACCTGCGTGCGGGAGATCTGGAGGAGGCGGAGCGCTCGTTCAGGCGCGCCCTGGAAGACAATCCCGGCCTGGCGGCGGCGCAGGCGAACCTCGGCCTGCTGTTCAAGAGACGGGGCGACCGGGCCGGGGCCGAGGCGGCCTATCGAGCGGCGCTGGAGATCGATCCGCTGAACAGCGACGCCCGATACAACCTCGCGGTCCTCCTCGCGGACGGCGGACGTCTCGATGCGGCGCGGCTGGAACTGCGGAATCTCCTGGACGCCGACCCCGGCGACACCGACGCGGCCGGGTTGCTGCGCGCGATTGATCGGCCGCGGGGAAGCGGTGCGGTGCCGAGACGTGTGAACTGAGGCGCCGGCCGGGGTCGGACCGGGCCCTCAGCCCGCGAGAAGAAGCGGAATGTCCTGACCGGCGCCTCGGCGGGTGTGCTTTCCCGGCAGCCCGCCGCGCTCGAACACGTCCAGGAGCGAGCTCTGCGCCAGCATGGAGCGGACCGGGGCACTGCCGCGGGTCACCCTCAGGGTGGCGCCGTTGCGCTCGGCGTCCTGGAGACAGACCAGGAGCGCCCCAATGCCGCCGCAGTCGATGGCGGACAGTCCGGCCAGGTCGATCGTCAGTTCCCGCATGCCCCGTCTGCACGCCGCGCGCACGCGCGACAGAAGTCTTCCCGCCGTCGCCCCCGACAGGATTCGCCCGGACAGGCGCACGACAGCCCTGTTCCCCATCCACTTCTCGCTGATCTGAATCGCCTGGCTCATCATGGCGTCACCTCACTTTCCGAAACCGCCCCTTGATACGCGCAGACGCGCATCCGGGTTCCGGACGTTACGAATCTTTTACAGGCGGGAAGGCGTGCTACCGGGGCACCGCTCCGGGCGACGTCGCGGGGGAAGGGGATGCCGCAGGGCTCGCCTCCGGCTTCGGCGCCTCGGAGGCCTCCTTGACGAGAGCGTCGACCTGGGCGTCGATCTTCTTCAGGACGTCCGCCGCCGCGACTGCGACCGGGTGCCAGGCCATGTCCCGCACCAGGATATGTCCCGCCCTGTCCGGCTCGGAGATCACGAGGTGCTGCGACTTCTGCTTTCCGGAGGCGGTGTCGGTCTCCTCCTGGAGGGTCAGGTCGAGCGCGGGACGCTTGAGGATGCCGGAGCGCACCGACTCCTTGGGAGAATCGTCGAACGCCACGGCCTTCAGGTCGCTGATCATCCTGAGGAGCGTGTCGACCGAATCGGACTTGAGCTTTCCGACCGAGGCCCCGGTCAGCGTCCACGACTGCTCCTTGTCGCGCGTCAGCGTGAGGGCGGGCTGCCCCTTGCGCGCCAGGGTGATCGATTCGACGCGGTACTGCTGCACACCGAGCAGGTCGCGGCGTCTCAGGTCGAAGAATCTCGTCGTGACCTTGGGCCAGAAGTCGGCTGGAACCGTGAGGACCGGGTCGCGGCCGCTGGTGCGGGCGTAGCGGCCGCCGCCCGCCGCCTCCTTGCCGAACAGAACGGATTTCTCGACGTCCCACCCCTCCTGCAGCAGGGTCAGGCGCGCCTGGGGCGGCGACAGGCCGAACCGCCTCAGGTCCGGGGCCGCCGGTTTTTCCGAATCGAACCGGGTGGCGCGCAGGGTCTGCAGGGCGTTCAGGAGGTCCGTGATCGTCGGGCCGTCCGCCGGCGCCTCGACGGGCTGCCGCACCACCCAGCCGTCGTCCGGTTTCTCGAGCCGGATCGTCTCCCGTCCCCTCTCGAGCGTGAGCGTCTTCACCTTCCACGGGTCGAGAGAGAGGAGGGACTTGTCGCGCAGCGAAATCGTCTCCTTGCGGGTGACGTCGCCGATCGTGGAGCTCACCACCGCCACGTCGTTCGTCCCGGGCAGGAGGGCGTAATAGGAGCCCCCGATCGGACTGCTCTCGCCGATCTGGAGCGTACGCGGCCCTTCCGGCGCGGAGGTCTCGATCGTGACGCTCGCCTTGGGCGGATCGAGTCCGTACTGCTTCCTGTCCTCGGACTTCGCGAGGCGTCTTTCGATCTTCGCGAACTCGAGAGAGTTGAGCAGCCCCTCGACCGCGTCCTTGTCGGCGTCGGCCTGCAGCGGCTCGGTGAGCTTCCACGCGTCCCCCTCCTTCTGCAGCCGCAGCGCGCCGCTGTCATTGGTGAGACGGATCGCCTTGAGTCTGGCGCGCTCGAACGGGATCGCCTTGTCCTTCGCGGTGTCGACCTTGTCCTCCCCCGCCCGGCCGCGGATCTCGTAGACGTAGACGTAGGCGAAGAGGCCGGCGAGGAGGAGGAGCGAGACGAGGGGGCCGAGACGGCGCTTCACTGAAGGGCGCCTCAGAGCTTCTTGCGCCGCCACCAGATCGCGACGCCCACGACGGTGATGGCGATCGGGGCGACGGCCACGATGGTGAAGAAATAGTAAAGGACCTGCTGCCGCGACAGGACCACGATCCGGGGCTGGGAGCTCTTCGGGCGGATCGACACGAGCTCCTCCTGCTCGGAGAGCCAGGCGATGCTGCTCAGGGCGAGGTCTCCGTCGCCCGAGGCGTTGAAAAATCCGTTGGTCAGGAAATCCGAGTCTCCGAAGACGACGAGGCGGGTCTCGGCGGTGCTCTTCGCTTCCCCCACAGCGCTCTTCGCCGGCTCGGTTGCGGGCTTCGGGATATCCGGGAGCTTCCTGCTGACCGCGGCGGCGATCGTGACCGGCCCCTTCGTGCCGCTCCCCTCGCGCAGCGTGATCTTGCCGGTCTTCAGCTCCCCGTTGTCCGGCTGGGCCCACGACAGCGGGGAGGTCTGCGCCAGCTTCGTGGCGGTGACCCCTTCCGGCAGCGAGCCCTTGATCTCCACCGAGGAGGCGAGCGGGAAGATCGTCTGGTAGCGGAACGTCTTCGTGATGGGGTGAACCTCGTCGTATCCGTCCGCGGGCACGAGCGGCAGGAGGTAGTCGCCTCCGAAGAGCCTCGACACCTTGTCCACGATCACGTCGTTGCGCACCGCCACGCCGTATTCGGAGAGGACAGCGGCGAGACCCGGGTCGCTCCCGGGATCCTGCAGGTACAGGAGGTGCCCCCCCTTCTTCAGAGAGTCTCCGATCATCCTGACCTCGGCGTCGAGGAAGGCCTTCTGCGGACCGGCGACGACCACGACACTGGCGTCGTCCGGCACGCCCTGGCTCAGCACCAGCGGCTTGACCGTGTAGTGCTGCTTCTCGAGCTCGGCCTTCAGGAGGCTCAGCCCGGTCTTCTCGCTGACGCCCAGGTCGCGCTCGCCGTGACCGGTGGTGAAGTAGATGACCTTCTCGCGGTCCTTCGTGACCTTGATGATGGCGTTGGTGAGCGATTCCTCGTCGGCGGTGGTGACGCGGCTCTCGTTCTTGCCGCTCTCCACCACGATCGTGCTGGCCTCGGTGATGCCGTAGCGCTTGGCGTCGCCGGGGTGCGTGAACGGGTCGATCGTCTGCACGGTCAGCCTGCGGGTGTGATACTGGTACTCCCCGATCAGGTCGTCGAATTTCGATCGGGTCGGCTCGGCGTCCGCGTAAAAGGCTGTGACACGCACCTCGCGGGGCAGGGATTCCAGCACCTTCACGGTCTGTTCGCTCAGGGAAAATTCCTTGCTCTCGGTCAGATCGAAGCGCCTGTGATGCCGCGCCGCCAGGAAATTCACCAGGAGGAGCACCGCCAGCACGGTCAGGGCGTAGCCGGCGCTGGCGCCGGCGGCGCGCGCTCTCTTGCCCCGGAGCAGGGCCATGACCCGATCGTGGTTGAGGAGCAGCCCGGCGGCGAGCAGGACGGTCCCGAAGACGCCGACGCTCCAGACGTACAAGCGGCGTTCCGGAACCAGCGACGACAGGATGATCGCCAGCGCCAGGAGCAGCGCGCCGAACCCCGTCGCGTAACCCTTCAGGAATCTCACGCTAGCCCCGCCAGCGCTGCGAGTCGACCACCCGCTGCGTCAGGAACAGGGAAAAGAACACCACGCTCAGGTAGAACACGATGTGCTCCGTGTCGAGCAGGCCCTTCCGGAAGTCGTCCAGGTGATTGACGAACGACAGCTTGGTGAGAAAATCGCCGAGAGTCGGCCCTCCGAGCCCGAGATGCACCTTCTCCCACAGGCCGAACGTCAGGGAGTTCATCAGGCTCGCGAGCGTGACGGTCGCCGACTCGGCGATCCACGGGAGGATCCAGAACGCCAGGGAGGCCCCGAACGCCCCGACCGCGGCGACGATCTGGTTCTCGGTCATCGACGAGATCAGGAGCCCCACGCTCAGGAACGACAGACCCATCAGCAGCACGCCCAGGTAGCCGACGAGCGTCGGCTTCATGTCCGGGCTCGTGTTGCTCGCCAGGATCAGCACCGGGTAGCTGAGCGTCACCCCGATCATCACCACGAGAAGGAAGGCGGCGCCCAGGAACTTTCCGAGGATGACCTGTCCCGTCGTCACCGGGCAGGTGAACAGGAGCTCCGCGGTCCCGCTCTTCTTCTCCTCCGCGAACAGACGCATGGAGACGACCGGGATCATCAGAAGGAAGATCACGCCCATGCTGCCGAACAGCGGCCGGATCACCATGTCGTTGACGTTCAGCTGGTTCAGGAAATACGGATTGCTCCCGAAGCGCAGGCACAGCTCCGAGAAGCGGACCAGGTGGGCCCAGAAGATGTAGCCGCTCAGCGCCAGGAAGACGCCGATGACCACGTACGCGAGCGGCGACGTGAAGTAGGTCCGGATTTCCCGCCAGGCGATCGCCAGGACGTTCTTCACGCCGCCCCCTCCGTCTCACCCCTGATGATCCCGATGAAGATGTCCTCGAGGCTCCGCGTGACCGGCCGCATCTCCAGGAGCCCCCAGCCCTGGCTGACCGCCCGCTCGGCGATCTGCTCCCGGACATCGCGCGCCCCTTCGGTCTCGACGACGTAGGACTCATCCTGCCCGTCCTCCCGCCGCACGTTCAGCACGCCCGGGATGGCGCGGATCTGGCCCTCTGTGGCGTCCGCCGCGCGCGCCAGCCGCACCACGACGCGACGCGTGCCCCCGCCGCGCGCCGCCATCGTTTCCATCGTCTCGTCGGCGGCGATCCTCCCCTCGTTGATGATCAGCACACGATTGCAGGTCATGGTGACCTCCGCCAGGATGTGCGTCGAGAGGATGACCGTGTGCTCGCCGGCGAAGCTCTTGATGAGCTGGCGGATCTCGCGGATCTGCGACGGGTCGAGACCGACCGTGGGCTCGTCGAGGATCAGCACGTCCGGCTCGTGCAGGATGGCCTGCGCCAGGCCCACTCGCTGCTGGTATCCCTTCGACAGATTGCCGATGAGCCTTCCCGCCACCGGACCCAGACCGCACCGCTCGACGGCGCGATCCACGCGGCCGTCCATCTCTTTGCGGGGCACGCCGCGCACGGCCGCCACGAAGCGCAGGAAGGGCCGGACGATCATCTCCCGGTAGAGCGGAGGATGCTCCGGGAGATAGCCGATGCGCCGCTTGGCCTCGATGGGGGCGTCCTGGACGTCGAACCCGGCCACCCGCGCCGTCCCCGACGTGGGCGTCACATAGCCGGTCAGCATGCGCATCGTCGTGGTCTTGCCCGCACCGTTCGGGCCGAGGAACCCGGCGATCTCCCCCTTGCTGACGGAGAAGCTGATTCCGCCCACCGCTGCACGCTGACCGTACATCTTGGTCAATCCTGCCACTTCGATCATGACGCCTCTTGGGGTCGACCCCGTGCCGCTCGAACGACCGATTACACTAGCAGAGGTCCAAAAAAAAGCCCAATCGATCGATGCGCTCGAAGGGGCGATACCGTACAGTGACGCACCCCGACTGTCAAGACGACGCAGGCTGCCCGGCCGAACCCGCCGCCGCGGCGGCCCGTCTCACGGGTGTTCCCCCGAGGGTCAGGGACGGGCGGGGTTGGACGGGGACTTTTCGGATTCCGAGGCGACTTCGGCGAGGTAGCCCGGTCCGATCGCGTAGAGAATCATGAC
Above is a genomic segment from Candidatus Dormiibacterota bacterium containing:
- a CDS encoding fused MFS/spermidine synthase encodes the protein MTRAAGSLRALALIFLLSGCAGLMHEVAWARALGQSLGNSLVALTAVLAAFLGGLGLGSMLAARGAGRPRDPLRVYAALEGLLAICGLLAPVIVWTLPRVLVFAGPFCGSDRLLALLRFLMAVAALTPSTLLMGATLPWVVREAASRGAPAGSTLALLYGANTLGAALGAILGSFASLPLLGTRATFFAAGSINAVAAVTALLLRRYRAEAPYAMAPGTRPPPAAPAPGRSHPLAGRLVLPLAALLSGAIGAILQIGWTRVAALAFGSTVYALGATLGAYIFGLGAGPLLVRRRLARGPSPWLAGAALGAAGLFSLLLVPILGRLPVVAALVSGSIETTSAALLVLQFAVVAALLILPTMAQGTVFPALAALAPGAPGDAHRTAGRLYAASTWGSVLGVLIAGFAALPLLGTRRSLLLASCASMAMAVWPLTLLPLRRRSLALGGLGFVLLALGLCIVLPGWDPDLMSGGGFLYGPIYRSASQGRGHLRDLMHRRGEILFSREDGVGLVTVRRSPAGVQSLQINGKTEASTGGDMTTQLLSAHLPLLLHPGPRNALVIGLASGITLGAAERHPLRSIEVIEIAPVVIEAARLFDPWNGRALDDARARVVVDDARGRLLARPDRYDVITSQPSNPWVVGVSNLFTVEFYRLVRARLNPGGLFCQWVQAYRLSPEDFRGVVASFVQVFPDATLWEESPGGGDYFLLGGDAPLRPDPARLEREDRREAWSDLKRGGLEGVADLLARFVSGPDGLRLLARDARPHTDDDLYLEARAPLTMFRDTLREQVALLRRIRRPVFSILPEGIAAREPELAAQLRELARRRDLRLDIVSGLKDADLWSLGDPYLAAGIAGLRAGLLAESVAALSQAAATNPESGTAHYLLGEAYRASGLADAATVAYAEAVRRDPDLAPAWNALGRSLLLRGEIEKASAAFQRALTIDPGLAEARNNLGALHLRAGDLEEAERSFRRALEDNPGLAAAQANLGLLFKRRGDRAGAEAAYRAALEIDPLNSDARYNLAVLLADGGRLDAARLELRNLLDADPGDTDAAGLLRAIDRPRGSGAVPRRVN
- a CDS encoding STAS domain-containing protein encodes the protein MSQAIQISEKWMGNRAVVRLSGRILSGATAGRLLSRVRAACRRGMRELTIDLAGLSAIDCGGIGALLVCLQDAERNGATLRVTRGSAPVRSMLAQSSLLDVFERGGLPGKHTRRGAGQDIPLLLAG
- a CDS encoding DUF4340 domain-containing protein, which codes for MKRRLGPLVSLLLLAGLFAYVYVYEIRGRAGEDKVDTAKDKAIPFERARLKAIRLTNDSGALRLQKEGDAWKLTEPLQADADKDAVEGLLNSLEFAKIERRLAKSEDRKQYGLDPPKASVTIETSAPEGPRTLQIGESSPIGGSYYALLPGTNDVAVVSSTIGDVTRKETISLRDKSLLSLDPWKVKTLTLERGRETIRLEKPDDGWVVRQPVEAPADGPTITDLLNALQTLRATRFDSEKPAAPDLRRFGLSPPQARLTLLQEGWDVEKSVLFGKEAAGGGRYARTSGRDPVLTVPADFWPKVTTRFFDLRRRDLLGVQQYRVESITLARKGQPALTLTRDKEQSWTLTGASVGKLKSDSVDTLLRMISDLKAVAFDDSPKESVRSGILKRPALDLTLQEETDTASGKQKSQHLVISEPDRAGHILVRDMAWHPVAVAAADVLKKIDAQVDALVKEASEAPKPEASPAASPSPATSPGAVPR
- a CDS encoding Gldg family protein; translation: MRFLKGYATGFGALLLALAIILSSLVPERRLYVWSVGVFGTVLLAAGLLLNHDRVMALLRGKRARAAGASAGYALTVLAVLLLVNFLAARHHRRFDLTESKEFSLSEQTVKVLESLPREVRVTAFYADAEPTRSKFDDLIGEYQYHTRRLTVQTIDPFTHPGDAKRYGITEASTIVVESGKNESRVTTADEESLTNAIIKVTKDREKVIYFTTGHGERDLGVSEKTGLSLLKAELEKQHYTVKPLVLSQGVPDDASVVVVAGPQKAFLDAEVRMIGDSLKKGGHLLYLQDPGSDPGLAAVLSEYGVAVRNDVIVDKVSRLFGGDYLLPLVPADGYDEVHPITKTFRYQTIFPLASSVEIKGSLPEGVTATKLAQTSPLSWAQPDNGELKTGKITLREGSGTKGPVTIAAAVSRKLPDIPKPATEPAKSAVGEAKSTAETRLVVFGDSDFLTNGFFNASGDGDLALSSIAWLSEQEELVSIRPKSSQPRIVVLSRQQVLYYFFTIVAVAPIAITVVGVAIWWRRKKL
- a CDS encoding ABC transporter permease, which produces MKNVLAIAWREIRTYFTSPLAYVVIGVFLALSGYIFWAHLVRFSELCLRFGSNPYFLNQLNVNDMVIRPLFGSMGVIFLLMIPVVSMRLFAEEKKSGTAELLFTCPVTTGQVILGKFLGAAFLLVVMIGVTLSYPVLILASNTSPDMKPTLVGYLGVLLMGLSFLSVGLLISSMTENQIVAAVGAFGASLAFWILPWIAESATVTLASLMNSLTFGLWEKVHLGLGGPTLGDFLTKLSFVNHLDDFRKGLLDTEHIVFYLSVVFFSLFLTQRVVDSQRWRG
- a CDS encoding ATP-binding cassette domain-containing protein, whose product is MIEVAGLTKMYGQRAAVGGISFSVSKGEIAGFLGPNGAGKTTTMRMLTGYVTPTSGTARVAGFDVQDAPIEAKRRIGYLPEHPPLYREMIVRPFLRFVAAVRGVPRKEMDGRVDRAVERCGLGPVAGRLIGNLSKGYQQRVGLAQAILHEPDVLILDEPTVGLDPSQIREIRQLIKSFAGEHTVILSTHILAEVTMTCNRVLIINEGRIAADETMETMAARGGGTRRVVVRLARAADATEGQIRAIPGVLNVRREDGQDESYVVETEGARDVREQIAERAVSQGWGLLEMRPVTRSLEDIFIGIIRGETEGAA